One genomic region from Haloprofundus salinisoli encodes:
- a CDS encoding replication factor C small subunit yields the protein MSEAEGTPGREIWIEKYRPQTLDEVVGQDRIVERLQSYIEQRDLPHLLFAGPAGVGKTTCATAIAREVYGEDWRGNFLELNASDERGIDVVRDRIKNFARASFGGHDYRIIFLDEADSLTNDAQSALRRTMEQFADNTRFILSCNYSSKIIDPIQSRCAVFRFSPLGDAAVEETVRHIAEVEGIDLTDEGADALVYAANGDMRRGINSLQAAATTGETVDEEAVYAITSTARPEDIEEMVTRALDGDFAAARSKLDHLLTDVGMAGGDIIDQLHRSVWEFDLDDRAAVRLMERIGEADYRITEGANEQVQLEALLASLALDD from the coding sequence ATGAGCGAGGCCGAGGGAACGCCGGGTCGAGAAATCTGGATCGAGAAGTACCGCCCGCAGACGCTCGACGAGGTGGTCGGACAGGACCGTATCGTCGAACGCCTCCAGAGCTACATCGAACAACGCGACCTGCCGCACCTGCTGTTCGCGGGGCCGGCGGGGGTCGGGAAGACGACCTGTGCCACCGCCATCGCCCGCGAGGTGTACGGCGAGGACTGGCGGGGGAACTTCCTGGAACTCAACGCCTCCGACGAGCGCGGCATTGACGTGGTGCGCGACCGCATCAAGAACTTCGCGCGCGCCTCCTTCGGCGGCCACGACTACCGCATCATCTTCCTCGACGAGGCCGACTCGCTGACCAACGACGCCCAGTCGGCGCTGCGCCGGACGATGGAGCAGTTCGCCGACAACACCCGCTTCATCCTCTCGTGTAACTACTCCTCGAAGATCATCGACCCCATCCAATCGCGGTGTGCGGTGTTCCGCTTTTCGCCGCTCGGCGACGCGGCCGTCGAGGAGACGGTCCGCCACATCGCCGAGGTGGAGGGAATCGACCTGACCGACGAGGGGGCCGACGCGCTCGTCTACGCGGCCAACGGCGACATGCGCCGCGGCATCAACTCGCTGCAGGCGGCGGCGACCACCGGCGAGACGGTGGACGAGGAGGCCGTCTACGCGATCACCTCCACCGCCCGCCCCGAGGACATCGAGGAGATGGTGACCCGGGCGCTCGACGGCGACTTCGCGGCCGCGCGCTCGAAACTCGACCACCTGCTCACCGACGTGGGGATGGCCGGCGGCGACATCATCGACCAACTGCACCGCTCGGTGTGGGAGTTCGACCTCGACGACCGCGCGGCGGTCCGCCTGATGGAGCGCATCGGCGAGGCCGACTACCGCATCACCGAAGGTGCGAACGAGCAGGTCCAACTGGAGGCGCTTCTGGCGTCGCTGGCGCTCGACGACTGA
- the samp2 gene encoding ubiquitin-like small modifier protein SAMP2 translates to MDVSVEVVGEGSHEVTVAGDATYADLVSAVDLSPHEVSVLVGGRPVPEDQPVEADRVKILRLIKGGSR, encoded by the coding sequence ATGGACGTGAGCGTGGAAGTCGTCGGCGAGGGGAGCCACGAGGTGACCGTTGCCGGCGACGCGACGTACGCCGACCTGGTCTCTGCCGTCGACCTCAGCCCCCACGAGGTGTCGGTGCTCGTCGGCGGCCGCCCGGTGCCCGAGGACCAACCCGTCGAGGCCGACCGGGTGAAGATACTTCGGCTCATCAAAGGCGGGAGTCGGTAG
- a CDS encoding peroxiredoxin family protein, whose product MSANADLDFELPNVGPGPDPLTLGSLADVNEAVVILFQRDFYCGNCRRQVTAVSERYAEFRERGAEVVSVLPESPGRARDWLRDGASFPLVADEESRLGDRYGQRVRFGAVGRLHDFVGRMPTTVIVDLRERDPPRRAYVHRGATPWDRPTIDELLAELNRL is encoded by the coding sequence ATGAGCGCCAACGCGGACCTCGACTTCGAACTCCCGAACGTCGGCCCCGGCCCGGACCCGCTCACGCTCGGGTCGCTCGCCGACGTGAACGAGGCGGTCGTCATCCTCTTTCAGCGCGATTTTTACTGCGGCAATTGCCGCCGCCAGGTGACGGCCGTCTCGGAGCGCTACGCCGAGTTCAGAGAGCGAGGCGCGGAGGTCGTCTCCGTGCTCCCGGAGTCGCCGGGGCGCGCCCGCGACTGGCTCCGCGACGGCGCATCGTTCCCGCTCGTCGCCGACGAAGAGAGTCGCCTCGGCGACCGGTACGGCCAGCGCGTCCGCTTCGGCGCGGTCGGCCGCCTCCACGACTTCGTGGGTCGGATGCCGACCACGGTCATCGTCGACCTGCGCGAGCGCGACCCACCCCGGCGCGCCTACGTCCACCGCGGGGCGACGCCGTGGGACCGCCCGACCATCGACGAGCTACTCGCTGAACTCAACCGGCTGTGA
- a CDS encoding GNAT family N-acetyltransferase, whose translation MSDGERETTVRVAETDELVDVMRVLDGAVLELDAESVRRRLGTDSVLVAERSGHVVGALVRDDDHVDAVAVRRQHRAAGVGTALVRDALSRTGHLTAEFDPRVREFYESLGFEIRERNGRLWGEKRARD comes from the coding sequence GTGAGCGACGGAGAACGAGAGACCACCGTCCGCGTCGCGGAGACAGACGAACTCGTCGACGTGATGCGTGTTCTCGACGGCGCGGTGCTCGAACTCGACGCCGAGAGCGTCCGGAGACGACTCGGCACCGACTCGGTGCTCGTCGCCGAGCGGAGCGGTCACGTCGTGGGCGCGCTCGTCCGCGACGACGACCACGTCGACGCCGTCGCCGTGCGCCGACAGCACCGGGCGGCGGGCGTCGGAACCGCCCTCGTCCGCGACGCGCTCTCTCGAACCGGCCACCTCACGGCGGAGTTCGACCCGCGAGTACGCGAGTTCTACGAATCACTGGGGTTCGAGATACGCGAGCGAAACGGGCGACTGTGGGGCGAGAAGCGAGCGCGCGACTAA
- the arsN2 gene encoding arsenic resistance N-acetyltransferase ArsN2, which translates to MSRDLSVRPASKSALDSVASMLRRAGLLADDVRTAPAQFFVAAVDGEPVGVSGVELHGNAALLRSVAVVADARGSGYGRALTAAAADHAAERDAETLYLLTETAPGYFESLGFRRCTRDDAPATIRETTEFAELCPESAVCMRAPTATVLEAARDGGRTD; encoded by the coding sequence TCGGTCCGACCGGCCTCGAAGTCGGCGCTCGACTCCGTCGCGTCGATGCTCCGCCGGGCCGGACTCCTGGCGGACGACGTGCGGACAGCGCCCGCGCAGTTCTTCGTGGCCGCCGTCGACGGCGAGCCCGTCGGCGTCAGCGGGGTCGAACTGCACGGTAACGCCGCTCTCCTCCGTTCGGTGGCCGTCGTAGCGGACGCCCGCGGGTCGGGATACGGGCGTGCGCTCACCGCCGCGGCCGCCGACCACGCCGCCGAGCGGGATGCCGAAACGCTGTATCTCCTCACCGAGACCGCACCCGGCTACTTCGAGTCGCTCGGTTTCCGACGGTGCACGCGAGACGACGCCCCGGCGACGATACGAGAGACGACCGAGTTCGCCGAACTCTGCCCCGAGTCGGCCGTCTGCATGCGCGCACCGACCGCGACGGTCCTCGAAGCCGCCCGCGACGGCGGTCGGACCGATTAG